The Lacipirellula parvula genome window below encodes:
- a CDS encoding glycosyl hydrolase-related protein, with protein MTIALMRFGFCSLLLLIAVERACADGWTPILRVGSIDQSIDDLNVIPLSGFDVAFDHLEQPLRPEQWPHLHPGVRDVWAGSRGYLLRTPVATPRRYGVYRIRIGVLGAHPYQPPRLRVTFGPSASWILKAPSGADISRQTERLEYLSPAVAEYLIAGQDLIDESTMLAIESIDDGSWIVYDGIEIDWIDAPLASEVGVDFHKEPARLVHRTPDGPRQQFRLTLDLRRVSTPLNLKIVDAAGGVWSEATLGLDAGHKRFYGPLTADLSIPAHEKAQDLKLEIRSDNFQKSYDLHWPGYRPIELYVVPQAHFDNGYTHTADQAVARNVDSLSRALAFGEKYENFSWTNESSYILQRWWQNANPADRDRLVDQVRSGRVGLDAGWVNLLTGLPNDEGLHRWLYWSGNFAREHRLDLKTASLTDSPSHVWSLPTILAGSGIEFLSIGSNSDRSDFWKFGADRAYQPVWWEGPDGARVLTMVHKHYAEATTVGLTMSLEAAEQRLPGYLTYIFDNPDAKEPYPYNVIHLHGAYFDNVQLDENLPAVVEQWNAKYEWPRLILGTNADFFERLRTEAAQHAPVVRGDQGAYWEDGAGSSAAETKLNRDSVRRLVLLEALLAGLHAQGKIRDYPKKLIDEAWENALLYDEHTWGAHHSVSLPDDPQTLTLFAVKAGYAMKSRLLCDQLQKIVDEGLAFTESWERDRRNSVAPESDALSFRSGYLAVDMDQTTGLIRSIRRTDDGREFVERSPAGGSVDAANSSGFGQVLYYAKQRGYPPSGSDVATGSTLSTPKLIDIQRKVRSIVSRYEHEILGIVELEVCVAADSPDIQCVLRMKGKRPVREMEGVYVSFPFAFKQPQIDYEVGGATVQAGRDWMPRACLDWFSVQDFVRLQDLKTGDDVVWSSPDAPLVSFQDVNTHKKLESLPIENGRIYSYVMNNYWHTNYQAQQGGDFEFRYFISFGRKTSLGQASLRATRWSPAICNALRAFVDIGSENIRMSSFKRAEDGDGYIVRIREVDGEHGDVKFSVPALAEVGIASVEVVSGIESPHMHPHGQTSAKGTEVSTHLHPFEVQTLRIRPGKRESDSNKKQATAP; from the coding sequence ATGACAATCGCTCTCATGAGATTTGGCTTCTGCTCGCTGCTACTGCTGATCGCAGTCGAGCGGGCGTGTGCCGATGGTTGGACGCCGATCTTGCGCGTTGGTTCAATCGATCAGTCGATTGATGATCTGAACGTCATCCCCCTCAGTGGATTCGACGTTGCCTTCGATCACCTTGAACAGCCGCTGCGTCCGGAACAATGGCCGCATTTGCACCCCGGCGTTCGCGACGTGTGGGCGGGATCGCGCGGCTATCTGCTTAGGACGCCCGTCGCGACGCCGCGGCGGTACGGGGTCTATCGGATTCGCATTGGCGTACTCGGTGCGCACCCCTACCAGCCTCCGCGACTGCGAGTCACCTTCGGGCCATCCGCCAGCTGGATTTTAAAGGCCCCGTCTGGCGCTGATATTTCGCGTCAAACGGAGCGTCTCGAATACCTCTCTCCTGCCGTGGCGGAATATCTCATCGCAGGACAAGACCTGATTGACGAATCAACGATGCTCGCGATCGAATCGATCGACGACGGGTCATGGATCGTTTACGACGGGATCGAGATTGACTGGATCGACGCACCGCTTGCTTCGGAAGTGGGCGTCGACTTCCACAAGGAACCGGCGCGGCTCGTTCACCGGACGCCCGATGGACCGCGACAGCAATTTCGCCTCACGCTTGATCTGCGGCGGGTGTCGACGCCGCTCAATCTGAAAATCGTCGACGCTGCAGGAGGCGTATGGAGTGAAGCAACCCTTGGGCTCGATGCGGGGCACAAGCGATTTTACGGTCCGCTGACGGCCGACCTCTCCATCCCTGCACACGAGAAAGCGCAAGATCTGAAGTTAGAAATAAGATCGGACAACTTTCAGAAATCATACGATCTACACTGGCCAGGGTATCGTCCGATTGAGCTGTACGTTGTCCCTCAAGCCCATTTCGACAACGGTTACACGCACACGGCCGACCAGGCGGTTGCGCGCAACGTTGATAGCCTCTCTCGAGCGCTGGCATTCGGCGAGAAGTATGAAAACTTTTCGTGGACTAACGAAAGTTCTTACATCTTGCAACGTTGGTGGCAGAACGCCAATCCCGCAGATCGCGATCGGCTGGTCGATCAAGTCCGTAGCGGCCGCGTTGGGCTCGACGCCGGTTGGGTGAATCTGCTCACGGGGCTGCCGAACGACGAAGGGCTGCACCGCTGGCTGTACTGGTCGGGCAATTTTGCTCGCGAGCACCGCCTTGATTTGAAGACCGCGTCGCTCACCGATTCGCCGAGTCACGTCTGGTCGCTGCCGACCATTCTGGCGGGGAGCGGCATCGAGTTTCTCTCGATCGGCAGCAATTCTGATCGCAGCGACTTTTGGAAATTTGGCGCCGACCGCGCGTATCAACCCGTTTGGTGGGAAGGCCCGGACGGCGCTCGAGTGCTGACGATGGTCCACAAACACTACGCCGAGGCGACGACGGTCGGCCTGACGATGTCTCTGGAGGCCGCCGAGCAACGGCTTCCGGGTTATCTCACCTACATCTTTGACAATCCTGACGCAAAGGAACCCTACCCTTACAACGTCATCCATCTGCACGGCGCTTACTTTGACAACGTGCAACTCGATGAGAACCTGCCCGCCGTCGTTGAGCAGTGGAACGCCAAATACGAATGGCCGCGCCTGATTCTCGGCACGAACGCTGATTTCTTCGAGCGGCTACGCACGGAGGCCGCCCAGCATGCTCCTGTCGTGAGGGGAGACCAAGGCGCCTACTGGGAAGATGGCGCTGGCTCGAGCGCTGCGGAAACGAAGCTCAATCGCGACAGCGTTCGCCGACTCGTGTTGCTCGAAGCGTTGCTTGCGGGGCTCCATGCACAAGGCAAGATTCGCGACTATCCCAAAAAGCTCATCGACGAGGCGTGGGAGAACGCACTTCTTTACGACGAACATACTTGGGGAGCGCACCACAGCGTGTCGCTTCCCGATGACCCGCAGACGCTCACGTTGTTTGCCGTGAAGGCGGGCTATGCGATGAAATCGCGCCTGCTCTGCGACCAACTGCAGAAGATCGTCGACGAGGGGCTCGCGTTCACTGAAAGCTGGGAACGTGATCGTCGCAACTCAGTGGCTCCTGAATCTGATGCTCTTAGCTTCCGCTCGGGCTATCTCGCTGTCGACATGGATCAGACGACTGGTTTGATTAGGTCGATCCGCCGCACAGACGACGGCCGTGAATTCGTCGAGCGTTCGCCCGCTGGGGGCAGCGTCGACGCCGCAAACTCGTCTGGGTTTGGCCAGGTTTTGTATTACGCAAAGCAGCGCGGCTATCCCCCCAGCGGAAGCGACGTCGCGACGGGATCGACGCTTTCGACGCCAAAGCTGATTGATATCCAGCGGAAAGTGCGATCGATCGTCTCCCGCTACGAGCATGAGATCTTGGGAATCGTCGAGTTGGAGGTGTGCGTCGCTGCCGACTCGCCGGACATTCAGTGCGTCCTACGCATGAAAGGCAAGCGGCCGGTTCGCGAGATGGAAGGCGTTTATGTCAGCTTTCCGTTCGCATTCAAGCAGCCGCAAATCGATTACGAGGTTGGCGGCGCCACGGTGCAAGCTGGTCGCGACTGGATGCCGCGGGCATGCCTCGATTGGTTCAGCGTGCAAGATTTCGTGCGGCTGCAAGATCTGAAAACAGGCGACGACGTCGTCTGGTCTTCGCCAGATGCGCCGCTCGTCTCCTTTCAGGACGTCAACACGCACAAAAAGCTCGAATCGCTGCCGATCGAGAATGGCAGGATCTATTCGTATGTAATGAACAACTACTGGCACACCAACTACCAGGCCCAGCAAGGAGGCGATTTCGAGTTCCGCTACTTCATCAGTTTCGGCAGGAAGACTTCCTTGGGCCAAGCTTCGCTTCGCGCCACGCGCTGGTCGCCGGCGATTTGCAACGCCTTAAGGGCCTTTGTTGACATCGGTTCTGAAAACATCCGCATGTCGTCGTTCAAGCGAGCCGAAGACGGAGATGGTTATATCGTGCGTATTCGAGAAGTCGACGGCGAACATGGAGACGTCAAGTTCTCGGTCCCTGCGCTTGCGGAAGTCGGCATCGCGTCGGTTGAAGTCGTGAGCGGCATCGAAAGCCCGCACATGCATCCGCACGGCCAGACCTCAGCGAAAGGCACGGAAGTGTCGACTCACCTCCATCCTTTCGAAGTTCAAACTCTACGCATTAGGCCTGGCAAGCGTGAGTCTGATAGCAACAAGAAGCAAGCGACGGCGCCGTAG